CAAAGCGAGTGATGCATTCTCGGCCATGTGCCGACCCGGCATATTCGTTGTGTATTCAATCGGTTTGTCACCGTTGCTGGAATAGGAAAACCGCGTGTGACCGATTGCTGTCTCGATGACTCTGTAATGATCATCCGGGATCAGCCTCATCATCAATGAACCCCGCTCGGCGGCGGTACGAGATAGAACAGCAAGAGCAGTCTCATCGGTCGCCGATGTCACTACCGGGATGCCCTCCTTGATAATGCCTGCTTTCTCGGCCGCGATCTTCTCGAGCGTGTTCCCCAGGACATGAAGATGATCAAGTGCAATCTGCGTGATCGCCGACACAGCGGGCATGAGAACGTTCGTAGCATCGAGACGGCCACCCAGTCCCACTTCGACAACACCAAAGTCAACCTGTTCATCCTTGAATGACTGTAGTGCAAGCGCTGTGGCGGTTTCGAAGAATGTGATTCTCTCGCTACGAATGAATTCTTTATGATCTGCAACGAAACCGGCGACATATTCTTCAGACAGTTTCTGTTTATTGATTCGAAACCTTTCGCGATATTCGACGAGATGGGGCGATGTGTACTTCCCTACTTTGTAACCGTTCTCCACCAGCATCGCCTCGATCATCGCCACAGTTGAGCCTTTGCCGTTGGTGCCGGCAACATGCACTGTTTGATAGCTCTCCTGAGGATTCCCCAGCCTGTCCAGGAATTTCGTGATATTGGTGAGTCCGAGTTTGATTCCGAACAGCTCGAGATTCAGTAAAAAGCCAATCGCTTCGGAATACTTCATCTCAATTCAGCAGGTCCAGAAGTCCACCGACAATGCGCTTCAGATCGCGACGGTGCACGATTTTGTCAAGAAATCCATGGTCCATGAAAAACTCTGAACTCTGAAATCCGGGAGGCAGATCGGCGCCAATAGTCTGCTTGATAACCCGCTGCCCGGCGAATCCGAGAAGGGCTTTTGGTTCAGCGATTATGACATCACCCAAAGAGGCGTAGCTCGCCATCACGCCGGCAGTCGTCGGATTAGTCAGAACAGAAATATATGGCACCTTTACTTCGTCCAGTCTCGCGAGAAGCGCGCTTGTCTTGGCCATCTGCATCAGAGAAAGAATCCCTTCCTGCATGCGCGCGCCACCACTGCAAGAGACTATCACGAGCGGTATGCGCCTCAATGTTGCACGTTCGATCGTCCTGGCAATCTTCTCCCCCACGACCGATCCCATCGAACCGCCGATGAAAGCAAAGTCCATGATTGCAAAGCTGACTTCTCTGCCGTTGATTCTTCCGATGCCGCATATCACCGCATCATTCTGCCCGGTCTTCTTTTGCGCCGCTTTGATCCTGTCTGGGTACTTCTTCGAATCTTTGAA
This window of the Candidatus Zixiibacteriota bacterium genome carries:
- a CDS encoding bifunctional folylpolyglutamate synthase/dihydrofolate synthase, which gives rise to MKYSEAIGFLLNLELFGIKLGLTNITKFLDRLGNPQESYQTVHVAGTNGKGSTVAMIEAMLVENGYKVGKYTSPHLVEYRERFRINKQKLSEEYVAGFVADHKEFIRSERITFFETATALALQSFKDEQVDFGVVEVGLGGRLDATNVLMPAVSAITQIALDHLHVLGNTLEKIAAEKAGIIKEGIPVVTSATDETALAVLSRTAAERGSLMMRLIPDDHYRVIETAIGHTRFSYSSNGDKPIEYTTNMPGRHMAENASLALLALDTLHKSGAVDRVSANSQGLRNVQWPGRFHMIEGRRKQIFDVAHNPHGMKALADTLDSLFPGQRFVVVLGVLQRPDFEDFFAQLARFTRYLVICRPVTDRAAEMEELVRNAIAFGLEFAVIEKSIEAYELAVERSGDDPNIVITGSHYTLGEIYAYLGIAP
- the accD gene encoding acetyl-CoA carboxylase, carboxyltransferase subunit beta translates to MVEWFRKSREGLISQSKKDIPEGLWTKCPECGEVIYVKELEKNLNTCSHCDYHFKYASKEYIKLLLDDGNLEEHDMALISGDPLKFKDSKKYPDRIKAAQKKTGQNDAVICGIGRINGREVSFAIMDFAFIGGSMGSVVGEKIARTIERATLRRIPLVIVSCSGGARMQEGILSLMQMAKTSALLARLDEVKVPYISVLTNPTTAGVMASYASLGDVIIAEPKALLGFAGQRVIKQTIGADLPPGFQSSEFFMDHGFLDKIVHRRDLKRIVGGLLDLLN